Proteins encoded together in one Halothermothrix orenii H 168 window:
- a CDS encoding Crp/Fnr family transcriptional regulator → MEEMQRRCLKELMVFSKMERDEVALICERAYEKWFRKGEVIFFENDDNRNLYVLVSGRVKLSMLSAEGKEKVLTILQEGDIFGEVSLFDQDPLPVTAEVIKDSRLIVLPVKDLENIIMKNPKVAIKIIEALAKKTRLLTGQIRDLVFYDAEGRLASLLLRFAKDFGIDVKSGTLIDLVLTHQEIANLLGSSRVTVTKLLNQFIDEGIIKTYKRKIVIMKPEQLHDKMQNMI, encoded by the coding sequence ATGGAAGAGATGCAGAGACGATGTCTTAAAGAATTGATGGTCTTTTCAAAAATGGAAAGGGATGAAGTAGCCCTGATCTGTGAAAGGGCTTATGAGAAGTGGTTTCGTAAAGGTGAAGTTATCTTTTTTGAAAATGATGATAACCGAAATCTCTATGTTCTCGTATCAGGCCGGGTAAAATTATCCATGCTTTCAGCTGAAGGGAAGGAAAAGGTATTAACAATTCTCCAGGAAGGGGATATTTTTGGAGAAGTATCCCTGTTCGATCAGGACCCACTCCCGGTAACAGCGGAAGTAATTAAAGATTCTCGCTTAATTGTGTTACCTGTTAAAGACCTGGAAAATATCATTATGAAAAACCCCAAGGTAGCCATTAAAATTATAGAAGCCCTGGCCAAAAAGACGCGTTTATTAACTGGCCAGATAAGGGATCTGGTTTTTTATGATGCTGAAGGGAGGCTTGCCAGTCTCTTATTGAGGTTTGCTAAAGATTTCGGGATAGATGTAAAAAGTGGGACTTTAATTGACCTGGTTTTGACCCATCAGGAAATCGCCAATTTGCTGGGTTCTTCCCGGGTGACAGTTACTAAATTACTGAATCAGTTTATTGATGAAGGGATTATTAAAACATATAAGCGTAAGATTGTAATTATGAAACCTGAACAGTTACATGATAAAATGCAAAATATGATTTAG
- a CDS encoding DMT family transporter translates to MLQKAKTKTRVIKADLLLLLVVTVWGTTFPVMKMILVDTDPFYFIALRFMVAFLALYLVFHKKVTRDDFSGETVRKGVILGLCLLAGYAFQIVGLQYTTASRSAFITGLSVVMVPLLSIMIIKQIPGPYTWTGVALATIGLYLLTGAGKIAVNLGDYLTFFCAVSFALQIVLLSKYLPGNKPVVLTLIQMAVVGGGSFLVSLFSNGITGVTGPALGVIIYTGLLATAMAYLIQSYAQQFTPPTHTGVIFTLEPVFGALFSYLILGEVMGFTGLFGGLLIVTGMLITEVKAEGV, encoded by the coding sequence GTGTTACAGAAAGCTAAAACAAAAACCAGAGTTATTAAAGCAGATTTATTATTACTGTTGGTAGTAACTGTCTGGGGGACAACCTTTCCGGTTATGAAGATGATACTGGTCGATACAGACCCTTTTTACTTTATAGCCCTTAGATTTATGGTTGCCTTTCTGGCCCTTTATTTAGTTTTTCATAAAAAAGTGACCAGGGATGATTTTTCAGGGGAAACGGTTAGAAAAGGTGTAATCCTGGGATTATGCCTTCTGGCAGGTTATGCCTTTCAGATAGTTGGTTTGCAGTATACGACTGCTTCCCGGTCTGCTTTTATTACCGGGTTGTCGGTGGTTATGGTTCCTTTACTATCGATAATGATTATAAAGCAGATCCCCGGTCCTTATACCTGGACAGGGGTGGCTCTGGCCACCATTGGATTATATTTATTGACAGGGGCGGGTAAAATAGCAGTCAACCTGGGTGACTACCTTACCTTTTTCTGTGCTGTCTCCTTTGCCCTCCAGATTGTTTTATTAAGCAAGTATTTGCCCGGGAATAAACCGGTCGTTTTAACTTTAATCCAGATGGCTGTTGTCGGGGGAGGGTCTTTTCTGGTATCCTTATTCAGTAATGGTATAACAGGTGTAACCGGCCCGGCCCTGGGTGTTATAATTTATACTGGTCTTCTGGCAACAGCCATGGCCTATCTAATTCAGAGTTATGCCCAGCAGTTTACTCCACCTACCCATACCGGTGTTATATTTACTCTGGAACCAGTATTTGGAGCATTATTCTCATATTTAATACTGGGAGAAGT